In the Pongo abelii isolate AG06213 chromosome 18, NHGRI_mPonAbe1-v2.0_pri, whole genome shotgun sequence genome, TGTTAAAAGTAACAAAATGACCCTATCACACATTCCTACATGCCAGGAATGACTGAGTGCTTTACTGATATTTACACATAGGTAAACACGTTTGCATTGGCTGAAGTGTTCATAACCCCATAGTCTCTGAGCACTGTAGTGTGAGGACAAGATGAGCGAAAGATGAGGCTAGGACCATGGATGGAACAAGGTGGACAAGGTAGATATAGTTAGTGCTTGCTGTTTGGCAGGAAGTGAGGGATAGGAATAGATGGGGTGACCCCAAGGCAGTAGGGCAGCCTTTAGGAACAGGTTTAATGTGGcagtaaaatgagtttgaaatatataaaagaataaataaagagaaaaaaaattgaaaaggaacagGTTTGAGGGAGCAGATTGGATTAGGCAGGTAGTGTGGTCTCCTCTCCCAAGATGGGGACTGGGCAGAGTTAGTGATGTTGGGGCAGATTGGCAAGGAAAGTTCCGATGGCGTCCCTTTCTTTACTGCCAGGGCGGCCCACTGACGCCCTTCTCATTCCTCCCCAACTTCATCCCAACTCCCGGTCTACCCCAGGTAGTTTTCGTCTTATTCGGAGGCTGGACATTTGCTACTGGTCCCTGAAGTTTTGCGGCTGCACTCACAGACAGCAATAGCGCCACGTTCCCTGGAAGACACACGGGGCGGAAGCGGAAGCAGTAACGCTGGCTCCGGCTGCCGGGCGGCCAGGAACGGAAGCGGAAGTGGCGGCGGCGccggcctggcctggcctggctgaGGGGAGGCGGCGGGCGGGCGCGATGGCGGAGGCCGGGCCACAGGCGCCGCCGCCCCCGGGCACTCCAAGCCGGCACGAAAAGAGCCTGGGACTACTCACCACCAAGTTCGTGTCGCTTCTGCAGGAGGCCAAGGACGGCGTGCTTGACCTCAAGCTGGTGCGGCCGGGGCTAAGGGGCGACAAGGGAGGGTGGTGGACCAGGCCCGGGCCGGTAGCGGGAACCCCGGGGGCGGCCCAGCTGGGTCCTCCGAGAGCCGGCCGCCATCGTGTGCTTTCTCACAGGAGAGAAGCCGGGGGATGTTTCATTCATTCGGCCGAGGCCATTGAGCTACAGCTATGGGCCAGGCTCGGGGCTGCAGGTGTTCGTCCTCGTGGCCCTTCCTGGCTGGCGAGGAGAAGAGCTGCCTATGGGACAGAACTGCGGTCCTGAGCTGCAGTAACGCCTGGGAGGCACTACAGGGTTGGAATCCAGGTTACTCCCTTCCCAGACCACGTCTCAGGGTGGCTGGGGGTACACCCGAGAGTGGGGCTGAGCATTCTCCACTCTCTCTGCCAGGCAGCTGACACCCTAGCTGTACGCCAGAAGCGGCGGATTTACGACATTACCAATGTTTTGGAAGGTATCGGGCTAATCGAGAAAAAGTCCAAGAACAGCATCCAGTGGAAGTGAGTGGGGATAGTGGGAGGGTAGTAGAGTCTCCCACCCAGAAGTGTCGGGCGTGGGGTGGAGGGTGCCAAAGAAGGCAGGGGCCATGGGACCCAGAGTTCTCAGCAGTCCCTCTCAGCCCCACTCCCTGGGCTCAGGGGTGTGGGGCCTGGCTGCAATACCCGGGAGATTGCCGACAAGCTGATTGAGCTCAAGGCAGAGATCGAGGAGCTGCAGCAGCGGGAGCAAGAACTAGACCAGCACAAGGTGTGGGTGCAGCAGAGCATCCGGAACGTCACAGAGGACGTGCAGAACAGCTGATATCCTCCTGGTGGTCCCTGCTGGGGGGAGTGGGCAAGGGGCCCTCTGGTTCAACTTGCCCCGGGCCCTGTGCCTCTTGGGAGCTTGTCTTGTAGCCCCTGGCCATGGCCCAGCCTCAGGCTCCCTCCTCAGAGCCCCTCCCCTTCCACTCTTAGCCTGTGATCCCTCCCCCGGTGGACCTGAGTCCCCAGAACTGTCTCTGAGGGCCTGTGTGTCAGACCTTGGCTAAAGAATTGGGTCTTTTCTGTAGTCTGCCATCTGTCACCATAGGGCATCAGCCATTCTCCTTAACCCTCACACTTTGGCCTACGTCACTCATGAGGACATCTGCAGATGCTTTGCTGGTGAGCAGAGCCTGGGTAGGGGCGAGGGGGTGGGTTGGGCTCAGCCAAAGTCCTGAGCACTGGGCTCAATGTCTCAGGAGAGTTCTGTCTCTTAAGAGGGTTTCTGGGGCCTGCTCAGAGAGGAACCAGGCAGGGTAAGTCTTCTGTCTGAGTGTCACTGGGACCCTGTGGAGGTCAGCTATACCAAAAGGGTACAGGAATTCTGGAGTGGGTTCCTGGGTCTGTTCCCATCTCTGCTGTTTCCTGGATTTGGCTTCTTGGGTATGATAGAGGCAcaagggggagagaggaagagagaatatGTGTGTATTTGCTTGTGTGCAGGCTCTTACATGCAGGGCATGGGGGTGCCCACTTCCAACTTGTTAGTTTAGTTGCATTGTGAATACAGgatctgttccttttttttttttttttttttttttaagagacggggttttgttatgttgcccaggctggtcttgaactcctgagctcaagctgtctTCCCGCCTCaaccccctaaagtgctgggattgtaggtgtgagccactgtgccccgctgaTGTGTTTCTTCTCCGTCTTGTATCCCCCTGACTGGTCATGGGAAAGGGATGTTGGCCTTGGCTAGAACACCTTCACCTAGGGATCAGCCATCAGTAGAGGAATGAGGTGCCTGTGGCCAGTGATCTTTCACTCCGCATATTTGAACCCAGATTTCCTGGTTACTGACCCTGGGCTCTCAGGAAGAGAAGAGCTTTAGTTCTGCCCGGCCACTATGGGGGATGGGTGAGGCCCACTGTCTAGTTCCTCAGGGACCATGATCTCCTGCCTTGCTCCAAAAGGCAGGCACCTCTGTTCCCAGCTCAGATTGAGCCCATGGGCTCTGACCCATTCTCCATGTCATTCTAGGAGATACCCTCTTGGCCATCCGGGCCCCATCAGGCACCAGCCTGGAGGTGCCCATCCCAGAGGTGGGTGCTTAGCCCAGGCAGGCGGGGTCAGCTGAGGGCGGGTGCTGGCTGTGGAGCCTGATAAGTCCCGGGTGGGGCAAGTAGGGGGAGGCCTGGAGTTTGGGGTTATCTAGGAGGATGGGTATCCTGGGTGGGAGAGGACACTGTGGTCCTGACCCAGAGTCGGGCAGGAGCCAAGCCTGCTTCCAATTCTACCCATCTCCCATCCCTTACCACCCATCTCTAGGGTCTCAATGGGCAGAAGAAGTACCAGATTCACCTGAAGAGTGTGAGTGGTCCCATTGAGGTTCTGCTGGTGAACAAGGAGGCATGGAGCTCACCCCCTGTGGCTGTGCCTGTGCCACCGCCTGAAGATTTGCTCCAGAGCCCATCCGCTGTTTCTACACCTCCACCTCTGCCCAAGCCTGCCCTAGCCCAGTCCCAGGAAGCCTCACGTCCAAATAGTCCTCAGCTCACTCCCGCTGCTGTCCCTGGCAGTGCAGAAGTCCAGGGAATGGCTGGCCCagcagctgagatcacaggtgagGCACCATGGGATCTTGTGACAGAGGCCCAAGAGGCAGTATCTCTGTGTTGTGGAACACCACATTCAGAGTTGGAAGAGACTCTTCAGGTTGGGGATTGTCCTTTTCCTGACCAACTAGCCTTCCCTTGCTATGGTAATGAAtgagccttttttgtttttgtttttgttttgagatggagtctcactgtgtcccccaggctggagtgtgcaatggcgcgatcttggctcactgcaacctccgcctcccaagctcaagaaattttcctgccttagccttctgagtagctgggattacaggcgcccaccatgtgcagctaattcttgtacttctagtagagacggggtttcaccatgttggccaggctggtttcgaactcctgacctcaaatgatccgcctgcctcggcctcccgtagtgctgggattacaggcttgaaccaccatgcccgcctgAATGGGCCCTTTTTAACAGGGTACCTCTGACTGTGGGAAGAGCCATTGCTGGTGGCAGTTTTCTCCCCCAGATCCACATCCACTGGTGTCTCAATTGCCCTGGTAGCCCATCTTGAAGTATGGCCACAGCAGACATGTTGACCACGAGTCTCCTTCTGTAGGTCTTGTGTCCCTGTCTCCTATAGTGACTAATTTC is a window encoding:
- the E2F4 gene encoding transcription factor E2F4 isoform X2; this encodes MAEAGPQAPPPPGTPSRHEKSLGLLTTKFVSLLQEAKDGVLDLKLAADTLAVRQKRRIYDITNVLEGIGLIEKKSKNSIQWKGVGPGCNTREIADKLIELKAEIEELQQREQELDQHKVWVQQSIRNVTEDVQNSCLAYVTHEDICRCFAGDTLLAIRAPSGTSLEVPIPEGLNGQKKYQIHLKSVSGPIEVLLVNKEAWSSPPVAVPVPPPEDLLQSPSAVSTPPPLPKPALAQSQEASRPNSPQLTPAAVPGSAEVQGMAGPAAEITVSGSPGTDSKDSGELSSLPLGPTALDTRPLQSSALLDSSSSSSSSSNSNSNSSSSSGPNPSTSFEPIKADPTGVLELPKELSEIFDPTRECMSSELLEELMSSEVFAPLLRLSPPPGDHDYIYNLDESEGVCDLFDVPVLNL
- the E2F4 gene encoding transcription factor E2F4 isoform X1, with the translated sequence MAEAGPQAPPPPGTPSRHEKSLGLLTTKFVSLLQEAKDGVLDLKLAADTLAVRQKRRIYDITNVLEGIGLIEKKSKNSIQWKGVGPGCNTREIADKLIELKAEIEELQQREQELDQHKVWVQQSIRNVTEDVQNSCLAYVTHEDICRCFAGDTLLAIRAPSGTSLEVPIPEGLNGQKKYQIHLKSVSGPIEVLLVNKEAWSSPPVAVPVPPPEDLLQSPSAVSTPPPLPKPALAQSQEASRPNSPQLTPAAVPGSAEVQGMAGPAAEITVSGSPGTDSKDSGELSSLPLGPTALDTRPLQSSALLDSSSSSSSSSNSNSNSSSSSGPNPSTSFEPIKADPTGVLELPKELSEIFDPTRGRLLHSSLGLGVRHTAHWVLWLFSCPFEDLVVVLTVTGAKGEVPDGQVGFPFLGFGGWRGGSWNVSN
- the E2F4 gene encoding transcription factor E2F4 isoform X3, translating into MAEAGPQAPPPPGTPSRHEKSLGLLTTKFVSLLQEAKDGVLDLKLAADTLAVRQKRRIYDITNVLEGIGLIEKKSKNSIQWKGVGPGCNTREIADKLIELKAEIEELQQREQELDQHKVWVQQSIRNVTEDVQNSCLAYVTHEDICRCFAGDTLLAIRAPSGTSLEVPIPEGLNGQKKYQIHLKSVSGPIEVLLVNKEAWSSPPVAVPVPPPEDLLQSPSAVSTPPPLPKPALAQSQEASRPNSPQLTPAAVPGSAEVQGMAGPAAEITVSGSPGTDSKDSGELSSLPLGPTALDTRPLQSSALLDSSSSSSSSSNSNSNSSSSSGPNPSTSFEPIKADPTGVLELPKELSEIFDPTRECMSSELLEELMSSEGTCPVWLGPRLSDLGVA